The Falco peregrinus isolate bFalPer1 chromosome 12, bFalPer1.pri, whole genome shotgun sequence genome has a segment encoding these proteins:
- the P2RY12 gene encoding P2Y purinoceptor 12: protein MKATTSFSYSRNNSNCTSDNKISQVIFPLLYTILFLVGIIMNSLAMWVFFKISSKSNFIIFLKNTVISDFLMILTFPFKILSDAKLVSWVLRGFVCQVTQVVFYFTMYISILFLGLITVDRYQKATSPFRSSTPRSLLGAKILSTAIWISMFTLSLPNMVLTNKKKTPKSVKKCAFLKSEFGLVWHEIVNYICQLIFWVNLAVIVVCYILISKELYKSYKRTRCTGKASQKTVNLKVFIIIAVFFICFVPFHFTRIPYTLSQTRDVFECSAQNTLFYLKESTLWLTSLNACLDPFIYFFLCKSFRKSLIDMMCKNTASSELGARMKEQNEGDDTDETPL, encoded by the coding sequence ATGAAAGCCACAACCAGCTTCAGCTACTCTAGAAACAACAGCAACTGCACCAGTGATAACAAAATCAGtcaagtaatttttcctttgctttacaCAATTCTGTTCCTAGTGGGTATCATCATGAACAGCCTGGCAATGTgggtcttttttaaaatatccagtAAATCCAATTTCATCATCTTCCTGAAGAACACTGTCATTTCTGACTTCCTCATGATCCTgacttttccatttaaaatccTTAGCGATGCAAAATTAGTATCATGGGTACTGAGAGGATTTGTGTGCCAGGTCACTCAGGTTGTATTTTACTTCACCATGTACAttagcattttgtttcttggtCTAATAACTGTTGATCGCTATCAGAAAGCCACTTCACCATTCAGATCATCAACACCAAGGAGCCTTTTAGGTGCTAAGATCCTGTCCACAGCAATTTGGATATCAATGTTTACTCTCTCATTACCCAACATGGTTTTAActaacaagaagaaaacaccCAAGAGCGTAAAAAAGTGTGCCTTCTTGAAATCTGAGTTTGGCTTAGTCTGGCACGAAATCGTAAACTATATTTGTCAACTTATCTTCTGGGTTAATTTAGCAGTCATAGTTGTATGCTACATACTTATAAGTAAAGAACTGTACAAATCCTATAAAAGGACAAGATGCACAGGAAAAGCATCCCAAAAGACTGTAAATCTGAAGGTTTTCATAATTATCGCAGtgttctttatttgttttgtgcCATTCCACTTTACTAGAATCCCCTACACTTTGAGCCAAACAAGAGACGTTTTTGAATGCTCTGCTCAGAACACCTTGTTTTACTTGAAAGAGAGCACGCTGTGGCTGACATCGCTGAATGCTTGCCTAGATCCATTCATatactttttcctttgcaaatcaTTTAGAAAGTCCTTGATAGACATGATGTGCAAGAACACAGCATCATCAGAACTCGGAGCACGGATGAAGGAGCAGAACGAAGGAGATGACACAGATGAGACGCCGCTCTAG